One segment of Triticum aestivum cultivar Chinese Spring chromosome 2A, IWGSC CS RefSeq v2.1, whole genome shotgun sequence DNA contains the following:
- the LOC123188009 gene encoding pentatricopeptide repeat-containing protein PNM1, mitochondrial yields the protein MWRRHLLRRLLPSPATAGTPSPLVRHLSTTPTPSSTTDTTSIASSLAAAVTKLSSTPPPATSPDAYFSLHFSDVRPTNALLAETLSLSPPATSRAAADLFRFLVRRSLHPSDGALALVVRHLARRRDFPAVRTLLQEFPSALGPDTVDAYLFHLARAGRATDALKVFDELPGELRTRGALTSLVSSLSSEGFPQLAERAVKKIAHEIFPDDNICTLLVSGYADAGKLDHALRLIGETRNGGFQPGLDAYNAVLDCVCRLCRKKDPLRMPVEAEKFLVDMEANGIPRDAGTFRVLIKNLCKIRRTEDAMNLFRQMGEWGCSPDADTYLVLIKSLYQAARTSEGDELMIWMRSAGFGDKLDRKAYYGFIKVLCGIERVEHAVKVFRLMKGYGHAPGTKSYSLLIEKLASHNLGDRSNALFREAVARGVTVTPGVYKIDKRYVKEKKEKKVKKKLTLPEKKILKSKRLYKLKMSFVKKPKRRMRA from the coding sequence ATGTggcgccgccacctcctccgccgcctcctcccatcTCCGGCCACGGCCGGCACCCCCTCCCCGTTGGTTCGCCACCTCTCCACGACACCCACCCCCTCCTCCACCACCGATACCACCTCCAtcgcctcctccctcgccgccgcggtCACCAAGCTCTCATCCACCCCGCCCCCCGCCACCTCCCCGGACGCCTACTTCTCCCTCCACTTCTCCGACGTCCGCCCTACCAACGCGCTCCTCGCCGAGacgctctccctctcccctcccgccACCTCGCGCGCCGCCGCTGACCTTTTCCGCTTCCTCGTCCGCCGCTCGCTCCACCCCTCCGACGGTGCTCTCGCCCTCGTCGTCCGCCATCTCGCCCGCCGCCGCGACTTTCCCGCCGTCCGCACGCTCCTTCAGGAGTTCCCCTCCGCGCTAGGGCCAGACACAGTCGACGCCTACCTCTTTCATCTGGCGAGAGCTGGGCGCGCCACGGACGCGCTCAAGGTGTTCGACGAATTGCCTGGGGAGCTTCGCACCCGTGGGGCGCTCACTTCGCTGGTCTCCTCCCTCTCGTCCGAGGGCTTCCCACAGCTTGCAGAGCGTGCTGTCAAGAAGATCGCCCATGAGATCTTCCCGGATGACAATATTTGCACTTTGCTGGTATCTGGTTATGCTGATGCTGGTAAGCTTGACCATGCGCTAAGGCTCATCGGTGAGACACGAAATGGTGGGTTCCAGCCAGGTTTGGATGCCTACAATGCTGTTCTTGATTGTGTCTGCCGTCTCTGCCGCAAGAAAGACCCATTAAGGATGCCTGTAGAGGCAGAGAAGTTCTTAGTTGACATGGAGGCCAATGGCATTCCCCGGGATGCGGGGACGTTCCGGGTActgataaaaaatctctgtaagatTCGCAGGACTGAGGATGCAATGAATCTGTTCCGACAAATGGGCGAGTGGGGATGCTCGCCAGATGCTGACACATATCTTGTGCTTATCAAGAGCTTGTACCAGGCTGCCAGGACCTCTGAAGGGGACGAATTGATGATTTGGATGAGGTCTGCAGGTTTTGGAGATAAACTTGATAGGAAGGCGTATTATGGGTTCATCAAGGTTTTATGTGGGATTGAGAGGGTTGAGCATGCTGTCAAGGTGTTCCGTCTGATGAAAGGATACGGGCATGCACCTGGAACGAAATCATATAGCTTGCTGATTGAGAAGCTGGCTAGTCATAATTTAGGGGATCGTTCAAATGCGCTGTTCAGGGAGGCAGTAGCGCGTGGGGTTACCGTGACACCAGGAGTCTATAAGATTGACAAGAGGTATGtgaaagagaagaaggagaagaaggtgaAGAAAAAGCTGACTTTACCGGAGAAGAAGATATTAAAGAGCAAGCGGCTGTACAAGCTCAAAATGAGCTTTGTCAAGAAGCCTAAACGGCGAATGAGGGCTTGA
- the LOC123188010 gene encoding protein NRT1/ PTR FAMILY 8.3 — protein MEDGGLRASILVKDGATCHGEESQSLLEVSQHPELKPRGSDWRPPAIILGLECLESMAFNGIATNLVVYIRSVLHGGIASSASIVSLWYGTSFFVPILGAGIADAYWGNYKTVLISLVMYLLGMVLITVGSFIPSAPALCNLGSCSSSKGTENLIFFSGLYLSAVGCGGVRSALLPLGADQFNNENSLDTPKRRNFFSLFYICVIFGVITSGTIVVWVQENVSWAIGYGIATTCIALALVGFVAGTPIFRRREPSGSPMKSIFQVTFAAFKNMSLEIPADSSLLYEARSKNTHKRGPRLAHTDDFRFLDKAAVISDLPFDNSSCQSSWRICTVTQVEELKILIRLLPIWATGVFFASAISQMHTTFIQQGTVMNTKIGSLSIPPASLYSFEVICVTLWVLLMNKVIVPATRTFFTSGAELTQLQRIGIGRFLMIFAMAMAALLEAKRLESVQHGNPLSIVWQLPQYFVIAGAECFVIIAQLEFFHGQAPDSMKSMLTAFALLTTALGNYLSSAIITLIARLTREWQSPGWIPDDLNEGHLDYFYWCLTAISFVNFIVYVYFASKYRLKKIVIDG, from the exons ATGGAGGACGGAGGCCTGCGCGCGAGCATTCTCGTCAAG GATGGTGCAACATGCCATGGTGAAGAATCACAGTCTCTACTGGAAGTATCTCAACACCCAGAGCTTAAACCTAGAGGTTCTGACTGGAGACCACCTGCAATCATTCTTG GACTTGAATGCTTGGAGAGTATGGCTTTCAATGGCATCGCCACAAACCTAGTTGTGTATATCCGCTCAGTTCTCCATGGTGGCATTGCCTCAAGTGCTTCAATTGTTTCTCTTTGGTATGGGACTAGCTTCTTTGTGCCTATACTTGGAGCAGGCATAGCGGATGCTTACTGGGGAAATTACAAGACTGTCTTGATCTCCCTTGTTATGTACCTACTT GGCATGGTACTCATTACAGTTGGATCATTTATACCTTCTGCTCCAGCCTTATGCAACTTAGGCTCATGCTCGTCATCAAAAGGAACTGAGAATCTAATTTTCTTCTCGGGTTTGTATCTATCTGCTGTTGGTTGTGGAGGAGTAAGGTCCGCATTGCTTCCACTTGGGGCAGACCAATTCAACAATGAGAACAGTCTAGATACGCCAAAGAGGaggaatttcttcagtttgttttaTATCTGTGTCATCTTTGGTGTGATTACTTCTGGCACCATTGTAGTCTGGGTTCAGGAAAATGTGAGCTGGGCTATAGGATATGGTATTGCTACAACATGCATAGCTCTGGCTTTGGTAGGCTTTGTGGCCGGAACACCAATATTCCGGCGGCGTGAGCCTAGTGGTTCCCCAATGAAGAGTATTTTCCAGGTTACTTTTGCTGCTTTTAAGAACATGAGCTTAGAAATCCCTGCCGATAGCTCTCTTCTTTATGAGGCCAGGAGCAAGAACACACACAAGAGAGGACCGAGATTAGCTCATACTGATGATTTCAG GTTCTTGGATAAGGCAGCCGTTATTTCTGATCTTCCCTTTGACAACAGCAGTTGCCAAAGTTCTTGGAGGATCTGTACTGTAACTCAAGTCGAGGAATTGAAAATACTAATCCGACTGCTTCCAATTTGGGCGACTGGAGTATTCTTTGCTTCTGCAATCTCACAAATGCACACTACCTTCATTCAGCAGGGAACCGTGATGAACACCAAGATTGGCTCGCTGTCCATTCCACCAGCTTCCTTGTATTCCTTTGAAGTGATATGTGTGACACTTTGGGTTCTTCTTATGAACAAAGTCATTGTACCAGCGACCAGGACATTCTTCACAAGTGGAGCGGAGCTAACACAGTTGCAGAGGATCGGGATTGGCCGTTTCCTAATGATCTTTGCCATGGCAATGGCTGCTCTTTTAGAAGCAAAGAGGCTAGAGAGCGTCCAGCATGGCAATCCATTAAGCATCGTGTGGCAGCTGCCGCAGTACTTCGTCATCGCTGGGGCAGAATGCTTCGTCATCATTGCTCAGCTGGAGTTCTTCCATGGCCAGGCACCTGACTCCATGAAGAGCATGTTGACGGCGTTTGCGTTGCTCACCACTGCTCTCGGCAACTACTTGAGCTCAGCTATCATCACCCTTATTGCGAGGCTGACTAGGGAATGGCAGAGCCCTGGATGGATACCTGATGACCTGAACGAAGGGCACCTTGACTACTTCTACTGGTGCCTTACAGCCATCTCATTTGTGAATTTTATTGTCTATGTCTATTTTGCTAGTAAATACAGATTAAAGAAAATTGTTATTGATGGCTAA